One part of the Pseudoalteromonas ulvae UL12 genome encodes these proteins:
- a CDS encoding pentapeptide repeat-containing protein has translation MNKHLLEKQIKGKADVPPMIDSQSFKRQDLSNVDLSGGVFSKSEFMGADFSGSNLSQASFVDCDFSQAILNNTRLDETNFMRCIFNDAQLSELSIKQTNFIESDVSHANFSYATFCQINCVKSLFNSTNFTGANFKESNFVDSDFSAANLESSTHFRTNFINIIFSDIRLNSAILELVLFQNAIFTAFDFTKVNFKICQFRESKLEQCNFSQCDLTQTGFMEAELTSANFNQAVLNNTLFIKANLTQCDFSWTHLEQALFNEAKLNEAKFIGANLKQAQLVKAQIKGSNFEGANLMYADFSHADLSNSHFKKAELFRCNLHAVIENHTDWQQANRTAALETDTKKAQAESFKA, from the coding sequence TTGAATAAACACTTACTTGAAAAACAAATTAAGGGAAAAGCAGACGTTCCCCCGATGATTGATAGTCAGTCTTTTAAACGGCAAGATTTATCGAATGTCGATTTATCTGGCGGCGTATTTTCAAAGTCAGAGTTTATGGGGGCAGATTTTTCTGGGAGCAATTTGTCACAGGCGAGTTTTGTTGATTGCGATTTCAGCCAAGCAATATTGAATAATACACGCCTTGATGAAACAAATTTTATGCGCTGTATTTTCAACGACGCACAGTTAAGCGAGCTTTCAATTAAGCAGACTAATTTTATTGAAAGTGATGTGAGTCATGCCAACTTTAGTTATGCGACGTTTTGCCAAATTAATTGTGTGAAGAGTCTATTTAATTCAACTAATTTTACCGGTGCAAATTTTAAAGAGTCGAATTTTGTCGATAGTGATTTTTCTGCTGCAAACCTTGAATCATCGACGCACTTTAGAACTAACTTTATCAATATTATTTTTTCTGATATTCGCTTAAATAGTGCGATTCTTGAATTAGTACTTTTCCAAAATGCCATATTTACCGCATTTGATTTTACTAAAGTGAATTTTAAGATATGTCAGTTTAGAGAATCAAAATTAGAGCAGTGTAATTTTTCTCAATGTGATTTAACACAAACAGGCTTTATGGAAGCTGAGCTTACATCGGCTAACTTTAATCAAGCAGTACTAAATAACACCCTTTTTATCAAGGCGAACTTAACTCAATGTGATTTTAGTTGGACACATTTAGAGCAGGCTCTCTTTAATGAAGCTAAACTCAATGAAGCCAAATTTATTGGTGCAAATTTAAAGCAAGCTCAATTAGTCAAAGCGCAAATAAAAGGCAGTAATTTTGAAGGTGCAAACCTGATGTATGCAGATTTTTCTCATGCAGACTTGTCTAATAGTCATTTTAAAAAAGCTGAACTGTTTCGATGTAATTTGCACGCAGTCATCGAAAACCATACCGATTGGCAACAAGCAAACCGAACAGCTGCGCTGGAAACTGATACTAAAAAAGCACAGGCCGAATCATTTAAGGCTTAA